CGCTCATCGAAGCGCTCCGCGAGTGCGAGGAGCGCAACTGCGTGATGCTCTTCGTCGCGACGAACCCGCGGCGCCGCTGGTGCTCCCCGGCGATCTGCGGCAACCGGGTTCGCGTCGCCCGCTACTACCAGCGGCACAAGACCTCCGCCTGACCAGTGCGTCCACTGTGGAAGCCGCTGGCCGGGCGCTGAGCTGCACTTCGATGACGGCGCGGCCCGGCGGCGCGAAAGGTCCTCGACCGCCTGTGACACCGCCGTTCGGGAAGTAGGCTGCCCGGACAGGCAGGACGGGGGGAACCGATGTATAGGAGCAGCACCACCGGTTTCGGCGATGAGATCACCGACCGGCTCCCCCGGCCCGTCCCGCCCTTCGCCCGTGCGCCGGTGCTGGTACTCGCCGCGCTGGTGACCGCGCTGCTGATGGCGTTGGCGCCGCGCTACGACCTCGTCACCGACGAGCTCTACTTCCTGGCCGCCGGGAAGTTCCACCCGGCCTGGGGCTACATGGACCAGCAGCCGCTGGTCCCGATGCTGGCCGCCTTCCTGGACACCGCGTTCCCCGGGTCGCTGGTGGCGTTCCGGCTGCCCGCGGCGCTGGTCACCGCGCTCGGGATGGTGGTCACCGCGCTGATCGCGCGCGAGTTCGGCGGCAACCGCAAGGCCCAGGTGCTCGCCGCGGTGGCCTACCCGCTCTCGCCGTGGTTGCTGGTCAACGGCCACTGGCTCACCGCCTCGACGATGGAACCGCTGCAGTGGACGGCGATGCTCTGGCTGCTGGTGCGGTGGGTGCGGCTGCACGGCCACGGCGTTCGGCGGGACCGCCTGCTCATCGGGATCGGGCTCATCGCCGCGCTCGCCGTGCAGACCAAGTTCCAGGTGGTGGTGCTGTGCGCGGCGCTGCTGCTGGGCATCGCCCTCTCCGGCCCGCGAGCGGTGCTGGCCCGTCCGGCGTTGTGGGTGGCGGTCGCGATCCCCGCGGTGACCGCGGTTCCCACGCTGTGGTGGCAGGCGGCCAACGGCTGGCCGGCGCTGGAGATGGGCGCCGCCGTCAACGCCGAGAACGACCGCGTCCTGCTCCTGCCCGTCGCGCTGTTCTACGCCGGTGTCGTGCTCGGGGCGGTGCTCTGCTGCTACGGCCTGGTGGGGCTGCTGCGCTCCCCCGCCCTGCGGCCGTACCGGTTCCTGGGCTGGACGGTCCTGGTCGTGCTGGTGTTCTTCGTCGCCACCGGCGGGCGCCCGAACTACCTGGCCGGGCTGTACGGCGTCCTGTTCGCCGCGGCCGCCGCCGGACTGCAGCACCGCAGCGGCAAGATCCTGTGGCCGGTGTGCGCGGTCTCCGCGGTGCTGCCGCTGGCGATGCTGCCGGTCTACCCGCTGGACCTGCTGGCCCGCCACCCCGAGATCCCCAGCTTCCCGCGGCTCTACGAGACCGGCTGGCCGGAGCTGACCAGCGCCGTCGACCGCGCCTACGAATCGCTGCCGCCCGAGCAGCAGCGCCGGGCGGTGATCGTCGCGGAGAACTACTACCTGGCGGGCGCGCTCGATGTGCGCGGCCGGGCGTCAGGACTGCCCGGCGTCTACAGCCCGCACCGGGGCTACTGGTTCTTCGGCGCCCCGCCCGCGGAGGCCGACGTCGTGATCTACGTCGGCGAGCGGTCGCTGGCCGCCCACTTCGGACGGTCCCGCCAGCTCGGGACGGTGCGCTCGGACCTGGTGAACATGGCCCGCGGCAACGAGATCACCCTCTACCAGGATCCCGTCCAGCCCTGGTCCGAGCTCTGGCCGCGGCTGCGCACCTTCTGACGCTCAGCGCGGTGGCCAGGGACCGCCCGGGCGAGGGCCTTGCGGGCCCGGGGGCTGCGGCGGACGTCCCGGCGGACGGTGGCCGAGCGGCGGCTGCTGCGGAGGCTGCCCGGCGGGCGGCTGCTGCGGCGGTCCGGCGGGCGGCTGCTGCCGGGGCGGCATGGCGGCAGGCGGGCGCTGACCGGCGGGCGGCTGCAGGCGCTGCGTGACCTGTGCCTGCGGTGGACGCGGCCCGACGGGCGAGATCTGCGCGCGCAGCTTGTGCGTCGGCATTTCCTTCAACTCCGCCGGGATCTTGAAGAAGCCGGACGGCTGTTCGTGCGCCCACGGCGGCGGCGGTGGCTGCGGCATCCGCCGGAAGAACGCGTCGCGGGCCATCCGCATCAACGCCAGGATGGCCTCCCGCCGCGCGAAGAACTGGTGCGGCGCGATGGTGCTCTTCTCCGCGTGCGAGTGCAGCAGCGCCAGCTCGGTCGCCGCCAGCTGGTAGTCGCCCATCGCGCGCACTCCCGTGTTGCCCGCCTGAGCGCGCGCCCAGTGCCGCGCCTGCCTGCGCCCGGACATGCTGCTCAGCATCTGCACGTCGTTGGGCTGCACCAGCCCGCTCGGGATGTAGGCGGGCAGGTACCTGCCGATCAGCCGCACCAGCCGCCTGCGGTCCTTGATCAGCACGACCACCAGGACGATCAGCACCAGCAGCTCGACCCCGTACGCGATCACCATGCCCTGGAAGCCCAGCAGCGTCAGGCTGCCGTTCCACAGTGCGTGCAGCAGGACCCCGCCGATCCAGCCGCCGATCACGGCGAACACCCGGCCCGGGCCGCTGTGCGTCGCGGCGTAGGCCACGCCGAGACCGATGATCGAGGTGTAGAGCGGGTGGCCGAGCGGAGAGATCACGCCGCGCAGCAGCACCATGAACGCCAGCGAGCCGTCGTCGATGCCACGCATGTAGTAGAGGACGTTCTCCACCATCGCGAAGCCCAGCCCGCACATGCTGGCGTAGACGATCCCGTCGGTGGGCCCGTCGATCTCGTGCCGCCGCACCAGCAGCAGGTACAGCAGCAGCGCGCCCTTGAAGCTCTCCTCGACCACCGGCGCCACCACCGAGGCGGTGATCCCGTCGGCCGCCACCTGGCCCACCGACGGGAGCAGCAGCGCGCCGGTCACCGAGTTCACGATCAGCGCGCCGATGATGGCGACCCCGGCGCCCCAGCCGAAGGACAGCACCAGGTTGACCCGCGGCTCGGGTTCCAGCCGGTCGACGAGCAGGATCAGCGCGACGAGCACGATCGCCGTGGGCAGCGCCAGCAGCGTGCCGACCCCGACGTTCACCGGCCCGCCCGTCAGCAGGTAGAAGCCCACCGCCAGCAGCAGGCAGACGCCGGAGACCACCAGCCCGACGATCAGCGGCACCGGTGTCCGGTTCGAGCTGTGGCCGTCCAGGACCGACTGAGGCTTGAGCACGGGCATGCGGGAGAGCGTATGAGATCGACTCCGGTCGCATCCTCCGGTCGGCCCGATTCGTCGGCCGGATCACCCGGGACGCCTCGTCCTGCGCGAGAACCGCTCAGACGGGCGGCCGGATGCCGGTCAGGATGCCCTCGCCGCCGCACTGCGGGCAGCCGCGCCACTCCGCCAGCGTCATGCCGGTCGTCAGGTCGTCGGTCGCCTGGATCATGTACAGGCGGGGATCGCTGATCTTCTTGAACCCGCCGCAGGTGAAGCAGATCGCGTTCGGACCGCGGTCGAACACCGGCGGCTGCCCCTCTTCGGTCATGCGCTGTCCCGCCTCTCGGTCCCGCCTCTCCGCGTTCCTCAGTGGTGGTTGTGTCCGGGAGAGATCTGGACGTTTCGTGGTTTCTTGTGGCTGGATTGCGTCACGGTCCCCTGAGGTGCGGTCAGGCAGGACTCCTGGCACGAGGCCTTGACCCGATCGCTCACGTCTGCGGCGGCCACGGGTGCTGCTGGCGGCCCGGCTTCGCCCGGCAGTGCCGGCAGCGCGTCCAGCCCATGACGGTGTAGGCCTCCCCGGTCTCCGCCGAGAAGTACCCGCGCGGCACCCGGACCTGCCCACGGCCCCGGCAACCCCGGCAGATACCGCCCGGTTCGGGCTCAGCGGTCACGTCCGCCTCCCGAACTCGCGAACCGGGCATGTCGCGGACATGCTATCGACCGCCGCCGGTCCCGGACCAGCGGGGCGGATCACGCCAGGTCGGTGAGGTCCACTTCGTCGCGGAGGATGCTGTAGCGCGCGCAGTCGCGCCAGCGGCCGTTGCGGAAGGTGTAGCCGCGCAGGACGCCTTCCCCGGTGAAACCGGCCTTCTCCAGGGCTCGCTGTTCGGCGACGTTGTCCAGCTCGGTGCCCGCCTCGAGCCGGTTGACCTGGGTGTGCGCGAACAGGTACCGGACCAGCAAGCGCTGCGCCTCGGTGCCGTGGCCGTGCCCGCGCGCGTCCGGCTGCAGGTTGACGCCGATCTCGAAGCAGTGCGACGACGGTCCCGTCTCGACGCGGTGCCAGGAGACGAAGCCGATCAGCTCCGCCCCGACGTCCACCAGCAGCACGCCCTGCTCCTCGCCGAGCAGGCCGGACTCCTCCCAGCGCCTGGTCATCCGGTCCGGTTTGCGCCAGCCCCACCAGTTGTGCGGTGCGGTGGTCTCCGGCTCGTTGATCAACCACTCCAGGGCCGCCAGGTCGTCCTCGCGGACCGGTCTCAGCGCCACGTCTCCCATGCCTGGCGAGCCTAGTCAGCGGCCCGACGATTCCCGCCGGCCCGCGCAGCGGGCCCGGGGAGCCCTCCGCGGAGAGCTCCCCGGGCCCGGGCGGTCAGGTGCTCTGCGGGAATCCGAGGTCGACGCCGCCGTGGGAGGGATCCGGCCAGCGCGTGGTGACCACCTTGGTGCGGGTGTAGAACTGGATGCCGTCCGGTCCGTAGGCGTGCGCGTCGCCGAACAGCGAGTCCTTCCAGCCGCCGAAGGAGTAGTACGACACCGGCACCGGGATCGGGACGTTCACCCCGACCATGCCGACCTCGACCTCCTCG
This portion of the Saccharopolyspora antimicrobica genome encodes:
- a CDS encoding ArnT family glycosyltransferase, coding for MYRSSTTGFGDEITDRLPRPVPPFARAPVLVLAALVTALLMALAPRYDLVTDELYFLAAGKFHPAWGYMDQQPLVPMLAAFLDTAFPGSLVAFRLPAALVTALGMVVTALIAREFGGNRKAQVLAAVAYPLSPWLLVNGHWLTASTMEPLQWTAMLWLLVRWVRLHGHGVRRDRLLIGIGLIAALAVQTKFQVVVLCAALLLGIALSGPRAVLARPALWVAVAIPAVTAVPTLWWQAANGWPALEMGAAVNAENDRVLLLPVALFYAGVVLGAVLCCYGLVGLLRSPALRPYRFLGWTVLVVLVFFVATGGRPNYLAGLYGVLFAAAAAGLQHRSGKILWPVCAVSAVLPLAMLPVYPLDLLARHPEIPSFPRLYETGWPELTSAVDRAYESLPPEQQRRAVIVAENYYLAGALDVRGRASGLPGVYSPHRGYWFFGAPPAEADVVIYVGERSLAAHFGRSRQLGTVRSDLVNMARGNEITLYQDPVQPWSELWPRLRTF
- a CDS encoding PrsW family intramembrane metalloprotease, with the protein product MPVLKPQSVLDGHSSNRTPVPLIVGLVVSGVCLLLAVGFYLLTGGPVNVGVGTLLALPTAIVLVALILLVDRLEPEPRVNLVLSFGWGAGVAIIGALIVNSVTGALLLPSVGQVAADGITASVVAPVVEESFKGALLLYLLLVRRHEIDGPTDGIVYASMCGLGFAMVENVLYYMRGIDDGSLAFMVLLRGVISPLGHPLYTSIIGLGVAYAATHSGPGRVFAVIGGWIGGVLLHALWNGSLTLLGFQGMVIAYGVELLVLIVLVVVLIKDRRRLVRLIGRYLPAYIPSGLVQPNDVQMLSSMSGRRQARHWARAQAGNTGVRAMGDYQLAATELALLHSHAEKSTIAPHQFFARREAILALMRMARDAFFRRMPQPPPPPWAHEQPSGFFKIPAELKEMPTHKLRAQISPVGPRPPQAQVTQRLQPPAGQRPPAAMPPRQQPPAGPPQQPPAGQPPQQPPLGHRPPGRPPQPPGPQGPRPGGPWPPR
- a CDS encoding GNAT family N-acetyltransferase produces the protein MGDVALRPVREDDLAALEWLINEPETTAPHNWWGWRKPDRMTRRWEESGLLGEEQGVLLVDVGAELIGFVSWHRVETGPSSHCFEIGVNLQPDARGHGHGTEAQRLLVRYLFAHTQVNRLEAGTELDNVAEQRALEKAGFTGEGVLRGYTFRNGRWRDCARYSILRDEVDLTDLA